From a single Paraburkholderia sp. D15 genomic region:
- a CDS encoding YceI family protein encodes MKVSFYRYMLAAFAAASLTAAGSALAQVDVAKSSVTATSKQMNVPVEGKFGKFTAQIKFDPAKPADGSAQFNIDVGSYDLGDESYNDQVRGKDWFDAKTYPSATFVSSAIAPAGGNQFKVTGKLTIKGKSQTVVVPVTVTQQGGAQVFDGALPIKRSQFDIGTGEWKDTSVVADEVVIKFHIVAARK; translated from the coding sequence ATGAAGGTCTCGTTCTATCGCTACATGCTCGCCGCTTTCGCCGCGGCTTCGCTGACCGCGGCCGGCAGCGCGCTCGCCCAGGTGGACGTCGCGAAAAGCTCGGTCACGGCGACCTCGAAACAGATGAACGTGCCGGTGGAAGGCAAGTTCGGCAAATTCACCGCGCAGATCAAGTTCGATCCGGCCAAGCCTGCGGACGGCAGCGCACAGTTCAATATCGACGTCGGTAGCTACGACCTCGGCGACGAGAGCTATAACGACCAGGTGCGCGGCAAGGACTGGTTCGACGCGAAGACGTATCCGAGCGCCACGTTCGTGTCGAGCGCGATCGCGCCGGCCGGCGGCAACCAGTTCAAGGTGACCGGCAAGCTGACCATCAAGGGCAAGTCGCAGACGGTGGTCGTGCCGGTCACGGTGACGCAGCAGGGCGGCGCGCAGGTCTTCGACGGCGCGTTGCCGATCAAGCGCTCGCAGTTCGACATCGGCACCGGCGAATGGAAGGACACGTCGGTGGTCGCCGACGAGGTGGTCATCAAGTTTCACATTGTTGCGGCACGCAAGTGA